One Nicotiana tomentosiformis chromosome 4, ASM39032v3, whole genome shotgun sequence genomic window carries:
- the LOC104119619 gene encoding uncharacterized protein produces MALIFRYVNKSRMVIERFLSIFHVSYTSSLSLQKVIYSLLSDHYLSTSKICVHGYDGASSMQEKINGLKPLILQDTPSAFCIHFFAHQLQLALVALSNKHSDVDTFFYVVTNVSNTIESSFNRMESLRHHQAAKLEEVLNFREVYTGQVIDLELQEMNARFDIVTTDLLLDMASLSPDDSFANFDKEKIMKLTEYYPSEFGDHKLRELIFNLIVSLSMVKSVIADFST; encoded by the exons ATGGCCTTAATCTTCCGATATGTCAACAAAAGTAGAATGGTGATAGAGCGATTCCTGAGTATTTTCCACGTGAGTTATACTTCTTCCTTATCATTACAAAAAGTAATTTATTCTTTGCTTTCGGATCATTACTTAAGTACATCCAAGATATGTGTACATGGTTATGATGGAGCTAGTAGTATGCAAGAAAAAATAAATGGTCTTAAGCCTTTGATTTTGCAAGATACTCCCTCCGCATTTTGTATTCACTTTTTTGCTCATCAATTGCAACTAGCACTTGTAGCTCTTTCTAACAAGCATTCGGATGTGGATACTTTTTTTTATGTTGTGACTAATGTTTCCAATACTATTGAATCTTCATTTAATCGCATGGAGTCTCTTCGACATCATCAAGCAGCTAAGTTGGAAGAGGTGCTTAACTTTAGAGAAGTTTATACTGGACAAG TTATTGATTTGGAACTTCAAGAGATGAATGCCCGCTTTGATATTGTGACTACTGACTTACTACTTGATATGGCCAGTTTAAGTCCGGATGATTCATTTGCTAATTTTGACAAGGAAAAGATAATGAAGTTAACAGAGTATTATCCAAGTGAATTTGGTGATCACAAGCTTCGAGAACTCATTTTCAACTTGATAGTTTCATTGTCTATGGTCAAAAGTGTGATAGCAGATTTCTCAACCTGA
- the LOC138910450 gene encoding uncharacterized protein, which produces MPISDYGLNIRDGVYRYYIKRGPCQPIGQVFPKTNIGNIIPQFIPTWFKGPYSQWLEYSIKGDVTFRLCCYLFKNELESRGNIGDAFTKDGFRGWNKGMKIFKVHVDDINSIYHTCFNRMLDLKNQRQLIQSSFDKQSEKVKSDYRMRLTASIDAERFLLRSGFPFRRHDVKNLNIKVAFLNLWNGIEIGI; this is translated from the coding sequence ATGCCAATTTCGGATTATGGTCTTAATATTCGAGATGGAGTATATAGATATTATATAAAAAGAGGACCTTGTCAACCTATTGGTCAAGTCTTCCCTAAAACTAATATTGGGAATATAATTCCTCAATTTATTCCCACTTGGTTTAAGGGACCATATTCTCAATGGTTGGAGTATAGCATAAAAGGAGATGTGACATTTCGTTTGTGTTGTTATTTATTCAAGAATGAACTTGAAAGTCGTGGAAACATAGGGGATGCATTTACAAAAGATGGTTTCAGGGGTTGGAACAAGGGTATGAAGATATTCAAAGTACATGTTGATGATATTAATAGTATCTATCATACATGCTTTAATAGGATGCTAGATTTGAAAAATCAGCGTCAATTGATTCAATCTTCTTTTGATAAGCAAAGTGAAAAAGTAAAAAGTGATTATCGAATGCGCTTAACTGCCTCAATTGATGCGGAAAGGTTTCTTTTAAGATCGGGATTTCCATTTCGTCGACATGATGTGAAGAATCTGAATATAAAGGTGGCTTTCTTAAACCTTTGGAATGGCATAGAGATCGGCATCTAG